From the Anguilla rostrata isolate EN2019 chromosome 12, ASM1855537v3, whole genome shotgun sequence genome, the window GACCTTTCCATACTGCCCCGACCCCCCAGACTGCTTCTTATGAGTgaagtcaaacctgcagccgATAAACATGCAATCATCACCCGCCAGCAACAGTACGTACTGTACTTTAGACATGTAACAGTAAGTATTAAACTGTTAActgactgaattttttttcaaggagcaaaaaaaaaaacacgtttcaTCAACTTCATTAGACAGAATCAACTTCATCTGTAATGTGTTCActgtccactagagggcagaaaGAGTGAAAGGAATTGAAGGAAGTGTGTCTCTTTAAAAGTGGGTGGCCCATTTAGTCTAACTCCagtgaaaaacaggaagtgctctctctatctctctctcgctcacaggCTCAGGCTGTCTGTTTCAAACCAGAGAAACTCCAGCTGCCTTTCTGCTCCAGAGCAACAAGCTAACCCCTCGctctccccgctctccctcgctctccctcgctctccccgctctccctcgcccccccgctctccctcgctctccccgctctccctcGCTCTAAACCAGCCGACTCCCAGAGGCACAGAGGGGGGGTAAAGTGCCCCCCCGCGCGTAAACGTCTGCACTCAGCCCAGCGCTGATCTCTGTGCTTCCGGACTCTTCTCTGTGTGACTCAGCCCAGCGCTGATCTCTGTGCTTCCGGACTCTTTTCTGTGACTCTCAGACGGGGCAGGACATGCCGGTGGTGCAGCTCGTCCCGGGGCACTACCCCGCCCGCAGAGCAGCCCAGGTGGCTCAGCACTACCTCAACACCCAGCACGGCTCCCCCTACAGGTGGCTGCAGGTGGAGAGGGTCCTGAGCGCCACTTCAGAGGTGAGAGCGACCGCACCGCCAACCTGTGcgcacctgaacacacacctgctacagcgcacctgaacacacacctgctacagcgcacctgaacacacacctgctacagcacacctgaacacacacctgctacagcgcacctgaacacacacctgctacagcgcacctgaacacacacctgctacagcacacctgaacacacacctgctacagCGCACCTGAACACAGGGTAAcagcacacctgaacacacacctgctacagcgcacctgaacacacacctgaaacAGAACACCTTTACAGGAAATATAACACCCGATGccaaataattgttttacatACTTTATACAACACTAACACTTCTGAATATTACTGGTCATTCTCCTCCTATATGAAAGTGTGATGGGATGAGCCAGAGAGCGGTTAAAGAGTTTAAGACCTGACCCAGGTGTGGTTTAGGTTCACTAATCCTTCACTCATTACCTGTACTGGGCACAGTCATGCATCAGACACTAAGGGTCAGGTGTCGTGATATGAGCTGATATGGTTGTCAGGGTGACATGTTTGCTCTGTTATCTTGCTCTGACTCTCCTGTCTCTCCCGTTGGCAGGAAGTGGCTGATAAAGGAATGAAGTACAGTGTGACGTTCAGCGTGAAGGACGGGGTGTCTGAAGTGAGTCCCGCGCCCGCGCGGCGAGGAGCAGCCGCCGAGGCCGAGTCCGGCTTAGCTTCGGTTCTTTAGGTTTCGGTTCTTTAGGTTTCTGCTCTTTAGGTTTCTGCTCTTTAGGTTTCTGTTCTTTAGGTTTCTGCTCTTTAGGTTTCGGTTCTTTAGGTTTCTGTTCTTCAGGTTTCTGTTCTTCAGGTTTCTGTTATTTAGGTTTCTGTTCTTTCGGTTTCTGCTCTTTAGGTTTCTGCTCTTTAGGTTTCTGTTCTTTAGGTTTCTGTTCTTTAGGTTTCTGTTCTTTAGGTTTCTGTTCTTTAGGTTTCTGTTCTTTAGGTTTCTGCTGAAACACAGTCTGTCCTGACCGACGCAGATTCTGTGTGAATCTCAGGGCTCATGTCCCCACTGCCGGCGAATAGGAGCGCAGCCCCCCCAATGAGGGGCGTGGAGAGAGGCTCTGTGAGCTCTCAGTGCactgctctgagctgtgtgtttacacagggacctgctgctgctgagtaaACATtcattgtgtgagtgtgtgtgtgtgcacgtgagtgtgtgtgtgtgtgtgtgtgtgcgtgtgcgtgcacgtgagtgagtgtgtgtgtgtgtgtgtgcgtgtgcgtgtgagtgtgtgtgtgtgtgtgtgtgtgtgagtgtgagagtgtgagtgtgtgtgtgtgtgtgtgtgtgtgtgtgtgtgtgtgtgcgtgcgtgtgtgcatgcgtgcgtgtgtgtgtgtgtgcgcgtgcatgtgtgtgtgcgtgttacagTCATGTATATGCTGGCTGTGAGGAGACTGCCAATCGCAGgcctgtaaaataataataattgttacaCTCCTGCTCTATTTGAGCCCCCCagcctggagctgctgctggtaGCTCCCCCAGTTACACTCAACCTGGCGCATTAATCAGCTATTAATCTGTAACACTGTGTAACTATGGAGtatctgtgtgactgtggagtatctctgtgtgactgtggagTATCTCTGTGTGGTTGTGGAGtatctctgtgtgactgtggagTATCTCTGTGTGGTTGTGGAGTATCTCTGAGTGACTATGGAGTATCTCTGTGTGACTAGAGTATCTCTGTGTGGTTGTGGAGtatctctgtgtgactgtgactgtgtgacagtGGAGCATCTTTGTGGGGTTGTGGAGTATCTCTGTGTGACAGTGGAGTATCTTTGTGTGGTTGTAGAGtatctctgtgtgactgtgactgtgtgtgacagtggagTATCTTTGTGTGGTTGTGGAGTATCTCTGTGTGACAGTGGAGTATCTTTGTGTGGTTGTGGAGTatctctgtgtgactgcagcTCAAATGAAGGCCCAATGTGCTCCTACAGAAGTCTGCAGGCATGTGCTCTGCAGAGGTGATGTTCCCAGCCAATGAGGTGCAGTCCCTGCCCCTACAGGCCCCGCCCTCACAGGCCCCACCCCAGGTACACTGCTCCTGTGAGGACCTGCTCAAGACCAACACCACCGTGGAAGAGGGTGCTCTCTACCAGCATCTGAAGAGCAACGCCAGTGTCCTGGTGGATGCTCAATATATACCAGGTACACCTGCTACACCTGTCTTACCCTGCTACATCTGTCTCACCTGCTACACCTGTAATACCTGTCTCACCTACTACAGACATTtccacacagtacacacaggggGCGCTCACTTCACCATTACAGGCTTTAAATGCACACACGCTGATATTTACTATGAACATTATGCTAacccacccatccacacacacacacacacacaggataaaGACTGTATCTGTGTTTATCTGCAGACAGCTAACACAGGATAAAGATTGTGTCTGTGAATGctaatgtttgtatgtttgtgtgtgtgtgtgcgcgtgcgcgtttgtgtgtgtgtgcgtgtgtgcgtgtgtgtgtgtatgtgtgtgtgtgtgtgcgcatgtgtgtgtttgtctgcagacAGCTTTGGCTACATTGCTCCAGAGATGAGGCCCATTTGGCACCTGGGGGGCGCGGCCTCCAGCTTTGTGATGCTGAAAGAGTCCAACGAGAACACCCTGTACAACCTGGCCCAGCTGGCCAACGTCACACAGCTGGTGAGCAAGCTTTCAATGTGTCATACGGTACAGGTGAGCTCACCTTAGAATACGGTACAGGTGAGCTCTATAGATTATGGTACAGGTGAGGTCTATAGATTATggtacaggtgagctctgtaGATTATGGTGCAGCTGAGCTCTGTAGATTATggtacaggtgagctctgtaGATTATAGTACAGGTGAGCTCTATAGATTATggtacaggtgagctctgtaGATTATggtacaggtgagctctgtaGATTATGGTACAGGTGAGATCTGTAGATTATggtacaggtgagctctgtaGATTATGGTACAGGTGAGCTCTATAGATTATggtacaggtgagctctgtaGATTATGGTACATGTGAGCTCTGTAGATTATggtacaggtgagctctgtaGATTATggtacaggtgagctctgtaGATTATAGTACAGGTGAGGTCTACAGATTATGGTACAGGTGAGATCTGTAGATTATGGTACAGATGAGCTCTGTAGATTATggtacaggtgagctctgtaGATTATGGTACAGGTGGGCTCTATAGATTATGGTAAAGGTGAGCTCTGTAGATTATGGTACAGGTGAGCTCTATAGATTATggtacaggtgagctctgtaGATTATGGTACATGTGAGCTCAGTAGATTATGGTACAGGGGGTGAAACAACTGTAAGCATGGCATGGTAGATTAACATTATAGCCTTTCTAACtgttattatattacatgttcACTAGAAAACGACATTTAAAGGCGGTACCTATAGTTGGTCTCTAATCCTGTGTAATTACTGAGTGCTGACTCTCTGAAAAAATACGATGTCCTGACAGGAAAGCCAGAACGACACACTGCTGTTCCAGTTCCACGTCCTGCTCCATGAAATGGTGTCTCAGGTAAATCCACAAAAACAACTTAGCCTAGCGCTTCTGTCCCAGCTAAATGCTGGAGAACGCTCACAAAACTTCCTGAGTTTCACTGAGTCCTCTCCATTAGTACTGCTGAGGGCATTCAGCTTTCTTACAAATGCATGAGCTTACAGGAGGAGAAAAACTAAAACCTACAAATCAAACTGATACTCAACTCTGGAGATTATCAGTACTCAGCCACACGGAGATATACATTAGAATGAACCTTtctgtataaatgaatgttatttatgtgtataatgaatgtgagtgtgtgctagatgtgtttatgtgtataatgaatgtgagtgtgtgctggatgtgtgtatatgtataatgaatgtgagtgtgtgctggatgtgtgtatatgtataatgaatgtgagtgtgtgctggatgtgtgtatatgtataatgaatgtgagtgtgtgctagatgtgtttatgtgtataatgaatgtgagtgtgtgctagatgtgtttatgtgtataatgaatgtgagagtgtgctggatgtgtttatgtgtataatgaatgtgagagtgtgctggatgtgtttatgtgtataatgaatgtgagtgtgtgctagatgtgtttatgtgtataatgaatgtgagtgtgtgctggatgtgtgtatatgtataatgaatgtgagtgtgtgctggatgtgtgtatatgtataatgaatgtgagtgtgtgctggatgtgtttatgtgtataatgaatgtgagtgtgtgctggatgtgtgtatatgtataatgaatgtgagtgtgtgctagatgtgtttatgtgtataatgaatgtgagtgtgtgctagatgtgtttatgtgtataatgaatgtgagagtgtgctggatgtgtttatgtgtataatgaatgtgagagtgtgctggatgtgtttatgtgtataatgaatgtgagtgtgtgctagatgtgtttatgtgtataatgaatgtgagtgtgtgctggatgtgtgtatatgtataatgaatgtgagtgtgtgctggatgtgtgtatatgtataatgaatgtgagtgtgtgctggatgtgtttatgtgtataatgaatgtgagtgtgtgctggatgtgtgtatatgtataatgaatgtgagtgtgtgctggatgtgtgtatatgtataatgaatgtgagtgtgtgctggatgtgtttatgtgtataatgaatgtgagtgtgtgctagatgtgtgtatatgtataatgaatgtgagtgtgtgctagatgtgtttatgtgtataatGAATGTGAGAGTGTGCTGGGTTTTACAGGAGATCATCTCCTGGAAGCTGCAGGCCTCCTGGTGTCCAACAGAGGGAGTCAGAGTGCTCAGTGCCGAATGGCAGCCTAAATGCCACCACTGTGTAGTGCCTCCAACCAACACCACCCTCGCCACAACACCACCATCCTAACACCACCCTCGCCACAACACCACCATCCTaacaccacccacaccccaacaccaccatcCTAACACCCTCACCACAACACCACCATCCTaacaccacccacaccccaacaccaccatcCTAACACCTTCACCACAACACCACCATCCTAACACCACCctcaccccaacaccaccatcctaacaccccccacaccccaacaccACTATCCTAACACCGGccacaccccaacaccaccatcCTAACACCGCccacaccccaacaccaccatcCTAACACCctcaccccaacaccaccatcctaacaccacccacaccccaacaccaccatcCTAACACCCATACTCTAACACCTCCATCCAAACACCCCtaccccaacaccaccatcCTAACACCGCccacaccccaacaccaccatcCTAACACCGCccacaccccaacaccaccatcCTAACACCACCCTCACCCCAACACCACTATCCTAACACCGCccacaccccaacaccaccatcCTAACACCCATACTCTAACACCTCCATCCAAACACCCctaccccaacaccacccccaacccaacAGCAACATTCTAATACCATCCCAAAAACATAATCGTAACACCAAAAGCTTAACACCACCACCCATGCCCAACATCACCATCCAAACAgaaccccaacaccaccaccccaacaccacccatGCCCCAACACCACAAACTGAACACCACCCGCACCCCAACACCAACATCCtaacaccacccccaccccaacaccaacATCATAACACCACTCCCACCCCAACAGCACCACCCCCAAACCAACAGcaccaccccaacaccacccagTTTAACAGCATTCCTGCATGGCTACAATTTCACCTTATCATAACATAGTACAGTCACATGTGACCTAAAGCCTGTACAtcgactatgtataaaaaactACTCTGAAGGACCATAACCATCCAATAAACACCAGCACTGTGTATGAAAAGCAGAGCAGTGTGATCTTTATACAGTTACAACAGTGGCTGTATTTACTACACCACTGTAATAGTTCGCAtgaagagcgtgtgtgtgtgtgtgtgtgtgtgtgtgtgcgtttgtgcgtgtgtgtgtgtgtgtgtgtgtgtggtgtgcgtttgtgtgtggtgtgtgtgtgtgtggtgtgcatgtagACCGTTAACTGAGTGTGTTGTGGGAGATGTGTGGTGAACTCTGAGTGTGTTGATGGCGACTGTGCTGGGTGACACTGAGTTGTTAACTGGGCAAGACTGTGCTTACACTCTGAGTGTGTTGAATGGGGCAGACTGTGCTGGTGACACTCTGAGTGTGTTAAATGGGGCAGACTGTGCTGGTGACACTCTGAGTGTGTTAAATGGGGAAGACTGTGCTGGTGACACTCTGAGTGTGTTAAATGGGGCAGACTGTGCTGGTGACACTCTGAGTGTGTTAAATGGGGAAGACTGTGCTGGTGACACTCTGAGTGTGTTAAATGGGGCAGACTGTGCTGGAGACACTCTGAGTGTGTTAAATGGGGAAGACTGTGCTGGTGACACTCTGAGTGTGTTAAATGCGGACGACTGTGCTGGTGACACTCTGAGTGTGTTAAATGGGGAAGACTGTGCTGGTGACACTCTGAGTGTGTTGAATGGGGAAGACTGTGCTGGTGACACTCTGAGTGTGTTAAATGGGGCAGACTGTGCTGTGACCTGAGTGTGTTAAATGGGGAGACTGTGCTGGGACTCTGAGTGTGTTAAATGGGGCAGACTGTGCTGGTGACTCTGAGTGTGTTAAATGGGGCAGACTGTGCTGGTGACACTCTGAGTGTGTTAAATGGGGAAGACTGTGCTGGTGACACTCTGAGTGTGTTAAATGGGGCAGACTGTGCTGGTGACTCTGAGTGTGTTAAATGGGGCAGACTGTGCTGGTGACACTCTGAGTGTGTTAAATGGGGCAGACTGTGCTGGTGACACTCTGAGTGTGTTAAATGGGGCAGACTGTGCTGGTGACACTCTGAGTGTGTTGAATGGGGCAGACTGTGCTGGTGACACTCTGAGTGTGTTAAATGGGGCAGACTGTGCTGGTGACACTCTGAGTGTGTTGAATGGGGCAGACTGTGCGGGTTGCAGAACTTACGGAACAGAATTGGACACCGTCTCCCTGAAGGACACCTTCGGCCTCCCCAACACACAGGGGCAGTTATACTCCCTCTCCATtctctacagaacacacacaggggcagttatactccctctccattctctacagaacacacacaggggcagttatactccctctccattctctacagaacacacaggggCAGTTATACACAGGGGCAGTTTACTCCCTCTCCATTCTCtatagaacacacacagggcagttatactcctctccatctctacagacacacacaggggcagttatactccctctccatctctacagAACACATGCAGGGCAGTTatactccctctctttctctacagaacacacacaggggcagttatactccctctccattctctacagaacacacaccggGGCAGTTATACTCCCTCTCCATTCTTacagaacacacagggcagttaactccctctccattctctacagaacacacacaggggcagttatactccctctccattctctacagaacacacacaggggcagttatactccctctccattctctacagaacacacaggggCAGTTATACACACAGGGGCAGTTATACTCCCTCTCCATtctctacagaacacacacaggggcagttatactccctctccattctctacagaacacacacaggggcagttatactccctctccattctctacagaacacacacaggggcagttatactccctctccattctctacagaacacacacaggggcagttatactccctctccattctctacagaacacacaccggGGCAGTTATACTCCCTCTCCATTCTCTACAGAACACATGCAGGGGCAGTTATACTCCCTCTCCATtctctacagaacacacacaggggcagttatactccctctccattctctacagaacacacacaggggcagttatactccctctccattctctacagaacacacaggggCAGTTATACACACAGGGGAAGTATACTCCTCTCAtctctacagaacacacacagggcagttatactccctctccattctctacagaacacacaccggGGCAGTTATACTCCCTCTCCATTCTCTACAGAACACATGCAGGGGCAGTTATACTCCCTCTCCATtctctacagaacacacacaggggcagttatactccctctccattctctacagaacacacaggggCAGTTATACACACAGGGGAAGTTATACTCCCTCTCCATtctctacagaacacacacaggggcagttatactctctctccattctctacagaacacacacaggggcagttatactccctctcctttctctaCAGAACACATGCAGGGGCAGTTATAATCCTGCTTACAGAACACAGGTTCTCCGTACAGGTGGAGTACCTGAAAACAGATTTAGTCTCTGTGCAGGTGGCGTACCTGAGAACAGATTTAGTCTCCATACAGGTGGAGTACCTGAGAACAGATTTAGTCTCTGTGCAGGTGGAGTACCTGAGAGTAGACTTAGTCTCTGTACAGGTGGAGTATCTGAGGATAGATTTAGTCTCTGTGCAGGTGGAGTACCTGAGAGTAGACTTAGTCTCTGTACAGGTGGAGTACCTGAGGATAGATTTAGTCTCTGTACAGGTGGAGTACCTGAGAATAGATCTCCAGGTGCAGCTCTCCCATTCCGGAGATGATGGTCTCTTTGCTCTCCGTGTCGAAGTGAACTCTGAAGGTGGGGTCTTCCCTGGTGAAGCGGTTTATCCCCTTAGAGAATTTATCCAGGTCAttctggagaggagaggagagagggagagaggagacggaggagaggacagaaggggagagaggggaggagagaggcagagggaggagagtagagagggagagagggtgtaATGAGAGGAAGTTAGTGTGTGTAAGAGGGTTTGGTGTCAGTCACACAGAAGACAGACTCACGGAGGGACCGTATCTCACTgataagacacacacacacacacacacacacacacagcacagggggACCCACCTTATTGGATGGCTTCACAGACATGGAGATCACTGGGTCTGGAACATGGATGGACTCCTGCAGGACAAACGGACAGAGAGCACACCGCCATTTAAACTCAACTGCCACAATGTCTGGCAGCGCAGCCTGGCCGATAATCAGGGGTCAGTGCAATCCAAGTGCCACAGGGCCTACTGCTTTTTCACCCCCCATCTGCAGCTGATGAGTATCTGGAAAGAGACGAgcctgcaggtgagcagcagGCTCAGGTCACACAGACTGAATGGTGATGTAACTCAGAGGAAAGGAACCAATGTCCAGGCGGTGCTGCAGGGGTCCTGAAAGCCTGCTTCTGAAGGCAAACCGGGTCTCTAACAGAGTCTCATGTGACATGAGGACGGACGCGAACCCCATAACCATCATCAGGCCTGCCGGGGGGGGTTGCTAGGGGACGGAGAGGAGGGCGTTACCATGGAGAGGTTGGTGCTGGTCCGGGACGTGAAGGTGTCTCCACTGGCACAGTCGATCCCGAAAAGCGCACAGATGTCCCCCGCATACACCTCGTCCAcgtcctgcccccccacccagagagagagagagggcgttAAACCAGCCCCCCGAAAACAgacaccacccccgcccccacctcacCTGCTCCTCCGCCACTCACCTCCATCTGGTCGGCATGGAGACGCACCAGCCTCTGCACACGCACCCTCTTGCCTGTGCGCGTGTTGTAGATGTACTCACTCTTCTTCAAACAGCCCTGGTACACGCGCACGTAGGTCAGCTGACCAAAGCGCCCcgcctgggaggggggaggggggagttagATGAATagaagaagggggggagggttttAGATGCACATTATGAataagaaggggggggggggggttgtaagcATCCCGTATTGatagggaggaggagggggtggggggggggggttgatagAGTCTCAGTATGATCGCTGGGGGGGCCGGAGAGGGTGAAGGGGGGGTCCCTACTAGTTGAACTCAGTAGAACAACGGTGTGGGTCTGGGGGTCGGCTTACCTCACTCCAGTTTGAACGCCAGACCCACAAACGGCTGTGAGGcgtctcgctcacacacacgacTCACGACTCTCTGGCttccctgaaaacacacacaaacacacacacacattactgcgtttacacacacacacacacacacacacacacacattactgcctttacacacacacacacattactgcctttacacacactcacacacacacacacacacattactgcctttacacacacacacacacacacactcttacacacacacacactacgcctTACACACatgccttcacacacacacaccacacacaacaactTACTGCctttacacacaccacactcactcacacacacacacacacacatcacctacacaccacactcacaccacacacacacacacacacacacacacacgcacacacacacacgcacacacacacacacacacacacacacacacacacacacacacacacacacacacacacacacacacgcgcacacacacacacacacacacacgcacacgcacacacaggcacacaggcgcacacacacacagtgtaagaGCTGTAGTGTAGTAGTACTCACTCCTGGTTGAGGGTGGCGTAGTTGTTGACCTCGGTGGGGTTGGGCAGGTACTCCAGAGCAGCGTCCAGTAGAGGCTGAATCCCCTTATTTTTCAGGGCGCTCCCCACCAGTACAGGGGTGAAGGAGCGCTGGATTGTGGCCCTGCGGATGGCCGCCtagtgggggggttaggggtcaagggtcagacAGGGCATTCTCAGCTCTATCTGTGCAAAACACCTGCAGCCGtgacctcacagacacacacaactgctgccgtgacctcacagacacacacacttgctgccgtgacctcacagacacacacacctgcagccatgacctcacagacacacacacctgctgccgtgacctcacagacacacacacttgctgcTCATGACAGGCTCGTCCAGAGTggataaaacaaacattttaaaatattttaaaaaccaacGGCGTCACATTTCTAATCATTAGGCATGTTGATCTACAGAAGACAGAGGAGCTCATGGGACACACTGCTCACGCTCAAACACTCAGTTCTGTCCGGGGCACGCACGccccagacaggaagtgaggtcacagAAATGGCAGCGGTGAGGACACAGCCGTGACCCTGCATGACCTCTGCGTGACCTCAGACTGACCTTGAGCTGGTCGACGGTGGGGACCCTCTCCTCCAGGAACATCTCCCCCAGCTGCTCGTCCGCGTTGGCCACACACTCCACCAGCTCCTGCCTGCGCTCCAGCGCCTCCGCCCG encodes:
- the lxn gene encoding latexin isoform X2, translating into MPPVVAGRSLERVSGRTDRRQPDAPSCSRSPGVQNGRGNSKHRAAATGQDMPVVQLVPGHYPARRAAQVAQHYLNTQHGSPYRWLQVERVLSATSEEVADKGMKYSVTFSVKDGVSEKSAGMCSAEVMFPANEVQSLPLQAPPSQAPPQVHCSCEDLLKTNTTVEEGALYQHLKSNASVLVDAQYIPDSFGYIAPEMRPIWHLGGAASSFVMLKESNENTLYNLAQLANVTQLESQNDTLLFQFHVLLHEMVSQEIISWKLQASWCPTEGVRVLSAEWQPKCHHCVVPPTNTTLATTPPS
- the lxn gene encoding latexin isoform X1, which produces MPPVVAGRSLERVSGRTDRRQPDAPSCSRSPGVQNGRGNSKHRAAATGQDMPVVQLVPGHYPARRAAQVAQHYLNTQHGSPYRWLQVERVLSATSEEVADKGMKYSVTFSVKDGVSEKSAGMCSAEVMFPANEVQSLPLQAPPSQAPPQVHCSCEDLLKTNTTVEEGALYQHLKSNASVLVDAQYIPDSFGYIAPEMRPIWHLGGAASSFVMLKESNENTLYNLAQLANVTQLESQNDTLLFQFHVLLHEMVSQEIISWKLQASWCPTEGVRVLSAEWQPKCHHCVVPPTNTTLATTPPS
- the lxn gene encoding latexin isoform X3 → MPVVQLVPGHYPARRAAQVAQHYLNTQHGSPYRWLQVERVLSATSEEVADKGMKYSVTFSVKDGVSEKSAGMCSAEVMFPANEVQSLPLQAPPSQAPPQVHCSCEDLLKTNTTVEEGALYQHLKSNASVLVDAQYIPDSFGYIAPEMRPIWHLGGAASSFVMLKESNENTLYNLAQLANVTQLESQNDTLLFQFHVLLHEMVSQEIISWKLQASWCPTEGVRVLSAEWQPKCHHCVVPPTNTTLATTPPS